One Cinclus cinclus chromosome 24, bCinCin1.1, whole genome shotgun sequence genomic window carries:
- the LOC134053153 gene encoding keratin, type I cytoskeletal 13-like, translating to MSCNIKETITVSSKGRSSGGSCIIGGGGGARISSFGIGSGRGFSGRSYCGGVNYGGGLSVGSLAGGSYGGGNCYGNGLGFGLGGGVVVGGLGGDCLLSSCDEKVTMQNLNDRLASYLDKVKCLEKENAELECRIREWYATQGLSCEPRDYSCYYKEIEDLQNQIVCATIDNNKIILDIDNSRMAADDFRVKYETELALRQSVEADINGLRQVLDQLTLCRSDLEAQLESLREELCCLKKNHEEEMSCLRKQSTGDVSVEVNACPGPDLRQILEDLRCQYETLIARNRKEVEDWYECKIEEVNREVITSGQEVETCNNQVTELRRQLQTLEIDLQAQLSQRNNLESSLAETECQYNTLLGELQNQITCVEQQLAEIRAEIECQNQEYKTLLDVKCRLEQEIQTYRCLLEGGQQDLIHGGGIGTGGGVIRTSHTYTTTSAAHCQPQVPPCKTGDIQVTCRRICD from the exons ATGAGTTGCAACATTAAGGAGACTATTACTGTGTCTagcaaaggcaggagcagcGGTGGCAGCTGTATcattggtggtggtggtggagcaCGGATTTCTTCCTTTGGCATAGGCAGTGGCAGAGGTTTTTCTGGAAGGAGTTACTGCGGTGGAGTGAATTATGGAGGGGGACTGAGTGTTGGTAGCTTGGCTGGTGGGAGCTATGGAGGTGGCAACTGCTATGGCAATGGCCTCGGGTTTGGCCTCGGAGGGGGTGTGGTTGTTGGGGGTCTCGGTGGCGACTGCTTGCTTTCATCCTGCGATGAGAAGGTCACCATGCAAAACCTCAATGACCGCCTGGCTTCCTACCTGGACAAGGTGAAGTGCTTGGAGAAGGAAAATGCTGAGCTGGAGTGCAGGATCAGAGAGTGGTACGCAACACAGGGCCTCTCCTGCGAGCCCCGTGACTACAGCTGCTACTACAAAGAGATTGAAGATCTCCAGAACCAG ATTGTCTGCGCAACCATTGATAACAACAAGATCATCCTGGACATTGATAACAGCAGGATGGCTGCTGACGACTTCCGTGTGAA GTACGAGACGGAGCTGGCCCTGCGCCAGAGCGTGGAGGCAGACATCAATGGGCTGCGCCAGGTGCTGGACCAGCTGACGCTGTGCAGGTCTGACCTGGAGGCACAGCTGGAGTCGCTGCGGGAGGAGCTCTGCTGCCTGAAGAAGAACCACGAGGAG GAGATGAGCTGCTTGAGGAAACAATCAACTGGAGATGTGAGTGTGGAGGTCAATGCCTGCCCGGGACCAGATCTCAGGCAAATCTTGGAGGATTTGAGATGCCAGTATGAAACACTGATAGCGCGCAACCGCAAGGAAGTCGAGGATTGGTACGAGTGCAAG ATTGAGGAGGTGAATCGGGAGGTTATTACAAGCGGTCAGGAGGTGGAGACGTGCAACAACCAGGTGACTGAACTGAGACGCCAATTGCAAACCCTGGAAATCGATCTCCAAGCTCAGCTCAGCCAG AGAAATAACTTGGAATCATCTCTGGCTGAAACTGAGTGCCAGTACAACACCCTTCTCGGTGAGCTACAGAACCAGATCACGTGCGTGGAGCAGCAGTTGGCTGAAATAAGAGCAGAAATAGAGTGCCAGAACCAAGAGTACAAGACCTTACTGGACGTCAAGTGCCGCCTGGAGCAGGAGATCCAGACCTACCGGTGCTTGTTGGAAGGAGGACAGCAGGACCTCAT TCACGGAGGAGGAATTGGAACTGGTGGAGGGGTCATTAGGACGAGCCACACCTACACAACAACTTCAGCTGctcactgccagccccaggtCCCACCCTGCAAGACCGGAGACATACAAG TGACCTGCAGGAGAATTTGTGATTAA